The proteins below come from a single Edaphobacter acidisoli genomic window:
- a CDS encoding CYCXC family (seleno)protein, producing MKRFLGCLALGLITIVASAQWTNPSDDVPAYNAAAPRKALPPILSGNQLTGLYFTHHYQVVVYEMAAKVPSVLYQEPCYCHCDRVLGHNSLHSCFEGTHGAACSTCMKEAMYTYEQTRKGQTPAQIRAGIERGDWQTLDLLNAKL from the coding sequence ATGAAGCGATTTCTGGGCTGTTTAGCATTGGGTCTCATCACCATCGTGGCATCGGCCCAGTGGACGAATCCCTCCGACGACGTTCCAGCCTACAACGCCGCCGCGCCGCGCAAAGCCCTGCCGCCCATCCTCAGCGGCAACCAGCTCACCGGCCTCTACTTCACGCATCACTATCAGGTGGTCGTCTATGAGATGGCAGCCAAAGTTCCTTCCGTCCTCTATCAGGAACCCTGCTACTGCCACTGCGACCGCGTCCTCGGCCACAACAGTCTGCACAGCTGCTTCGAGGGCACACACGGCGCCGCCTGCTCCACCTGCATGAAGGAAGCCATGTACACCTATGAGCAGACCAGGAAGGGCCAGACTCCCGCCCAGATCCGCGCCGGCATCGAGCGTGGCGACTGGCAAACCCTCGACCTGCTCAACGCCAAGCTATAG
- a CDS encoding (R)-mandelonitrile lyase: MEIRRVGSQASAVGPSDWFTGTVRIDPLASAPDPARVVCASVTFEPGARTAWHTHPLGQTLIVTAGCGWVQREGGPVEEIRPGDVVWFSPGEKHWHGAAPTTAMTHLAVQEKLNGKTVDWMEKVSDGQYRRG; the protein is encoded by the coding sequence ATGGAGATAAGAAGAGTTGGCTCGCAGGCTTCGGCGGTGGGACCGTCGGATTGGTTTACCGGCACGGTGCGGATTGATCCGCTGGCGAGCGCGCCTGACCCGGCGCGGGTGGTTTGTGCCAGTGTGACGTTTGAGCCTGGGGCGCGGACGGCGTGGCATACGCATCCGCTGGGACAGACGCTGATTGTTACGGCGGGGTGCGGGTGGGTTCAGCGTGAGGGTGGGCCGGTTGAGGAGATTCGGCCGGGCGATGTCGTCTGGTTTTCACCTGGGGAGAAGCATTGGCATGGCGCTGCGCCGACTACGGCGATGACGCATCTTGCTGTTCAGGAGAAACTGAATGGCAAGACTGTGGACTGGATGGAGAAGGTGAGTGATGGGCAGTATAGGCGAGGGTGA
- a CDS encoding tautomerase family protein: MPHVIVKLWPGKSEEQKKRLAAAITKDVMDILRYGEESVSVAMEEVGPKDWLEKVYKPDIQNKRDSLYQRPGYDESDL, translated from the coding sequence ATGCCTCATGTGATTGTGAAGTTGTGGCCGGGGAAATCGGAAGAGCAGAAGAAGCGCCTTGCGGCAGCCATTACGAAGGATGTGATGGATATTCTGCGCTATGGAGAAGAGTCGGTCTCAGTGGCCATGGAAGAAGTCGGTCCGAAGGATTGGCTGGAGAAGGTGTACAAGCCCGATATTCAAAACAAACGGGACAGTCTCTATCAGCGCCCCGGATACGATGAGAGTGATTTATGA
- a CDS encoding NAD(P)-dependent alcohol dehydrogenase, giving the protein MYNAKAYSAAGAASPFVASTIQRRDPGERDVQMEILFCGICHSDLHYARNEWADVMPTVYPCVPGHEIVGRVTKVGSAVKKLKVGDLAAVGCLVDSDRTCPECRAGLEQFCPNMTLTYGSVDKHTGGPTYGGYSDSIVVDEHFVLHVPENLDLAGTAPLLCAGITTYSPMRHWNVTKGKKVGVVGLGGLGHMAVKFAHAFGAHVVVFTTSPSKKDDALRLGADEVVISRNADEMKEHVGSFDFILDAVAADHDINAYIQLLRRDGNITLVGAPEKPLPVSAFGLIFGRRSLSGSPIGGLAETQEMLDFCGKHNITADVEVIPIQKVNEAYERMLRSDVKYRFSIDMSSLRDR; this is encoded by the coding sequence ATGTATAACGCGAAGGCTTATTCGGCCGCTGGGGCGGCTTCACCGTTTGTTGCTTCGACGATTCAGCGACGCGATCCGGGGGAACGGGATGTGCAGATGGAGATTCTCTTCTGCGGCATCTGTCACTCGGACCTGCACTATGCGCGCAATGAGTGGGCCGATGTGATGCCGACGGTTTATCCGTGCGTGCCAGGGCACGAGATTGTTGGGCGGGTGACGAAGGTGGGCTCGGCGGTGAAGAAGTTGAAGGTGGGCGATCTGGCTGCGGTGGGATGCCTGGTGGATTCGGACCGCACCTGTCCGGAATGCCGTGCGGGGCTGGAGCAGTTCTGCCCGAACATGACGCTGACCTATGGCTCTGTAGACAAGCACACTGGCGGGCCTACATATGGCGGGTATTCGGACAGCATTGTTGTCGATGAGCACTTTGTGCTGCATGTTCCTGAAAATCTTGACCTGGCCGGGACTGCGCCGCTGCTGTGCGCGGGGATTACGACGTATTCGCCGATGCGCCACTGGAACGTGACGAAGGGCAAGAAGGTTGGTGTGGTCGGCCTGGGTGGGCTTGGACATATGGCCGTGAAGTTTGCTCATGCGTTTGGCGCGCACGTTGTCGTGTTTACGACTTCGCCGAGTAAGAAGGACGATGCGCTGCGGTTGGGCGCGGACGAGGTGGTGATCTCGCGCAATGCGGATGAGATGAAGGAGCATGTGGGCAGCTTCGACTTCATTCTCGATGCGGTGGCCGCGGACCATGACATCAATGCGTATATTCAACTGCTGCGGCGCGATGGAAACATTACGCTAGTTGGCGCGCCGGAGAAGCCGCTGCCTGTTTCTGCGTTCGGTTTGATCTTCGGGCGGCGGAGCTTGTCGGGTTCTCCGATTGGCGGGCTCGCGGAGACGCAGGAGATGCTTGATTTCTGCGGGAAGCACAACATCACGGCGGATGTGGAGGTGATTCCGATTCAGAAGGTGAATGAGGCTTATGAGCGGATGCTCAGGTCGGATGTGAAGTATCGGTTCTCGATCGATATGAGTTCTCTGAGAGATCGATAG
- a CDS encoding aldo/keto reductase — MQKRRLGQSNLQVSALGLGCMGMSFSYGAPKDKGEMIALIRAAVERGVTFFDTAEVYGPYTNEELVGEALAPLRGKVAIATKFGFRMKPDGSPGWAGVDSRPEHIKQVVEGSLKRLRVDAIDLYYQHRVDPEVPIEDVAGAVKELIEQGKVKHFGLSEAGAQTIRRAHAVQPVTALQNEYSLWWRRPEAEIIPLLEELGIGLVPYSPLGKGFLTGAMNENTKLASNDFRSTLPRFQAEAMKANQAVVDLLSAIAKRKNATPAQVALAWLLAQKPWIVPIPGTTKLARLEENIGAADVELSAAELSEIDSAARKIQVQGDRYPESLEKMTGI; from the coding sequence ATGCAGAAACGCAGGCTTGGGCAGAGCAATCTGCAGGTGTCGGCGCTGGGGTTGGGGTGCATGGGGATGAGCTTCAGCTATGGCGCTCCGAAGGACAAGGGCGAGATGATTGCGCTGATACGGGCGGCTGTGGAGCGCGGGGTTACGTTCTTCGATACGGCTGAGGTGTATGGGCCGTATACGAATGAGGAGCTTGTGGGTGAAGCGCTCGCTCCGCTGCGCGGCAAGGTGGCGATTGCGACCAAGTTCGGGTTCAGAATGAAGCCGGATGGGAGTCCGGGCTGGGCAGGCGTGGACAGCAGGCCGGAACACATTAAGCAGGTTGTGGAGGGTTCGCTGAAGCGGCTGAGGGTCGATGCGATTGATCTGTATTACCAGCATCGCGTGGATCCGGAGGTGCCGATTGAGGATGTTGCCGGTGCGGTGAAGGAGCTGATCGAGCAGGGCAAGGTGAAGCACTTCGGGCTTTCGGAGGCGGGTGCGCAGACGATTCGGCGTGCTCATGCGGTGCAGCCGGTGACGGCGTTGCAGAACGAGTATTCGCTTTGGTGGCGGCGGCCCGAGGCGGAGATTATCCCTCTGTTGGAGGAGTTGGGGATTGGGCTGGTGCCTTATAGCCCGCTGGGCAAGGGGTTTTTGACCGGGGCGATGAACGAAAACACGAAGCTCGCCAGCAATGACTTTCGCAGCACGCTGCCGCGCTTTCAGGCGGAGGCGATGAAGGCGAACCAGGCTGTCGTCGATCTGCTGAGTGCGATTGCAAAGCGCAAGAACGCGACGCCCGCGCAGGTGGCGCTGGCGTGGCTGCTGGCGCAGAAGCCGTGGATTGTGCCGATTCCGGGGACGACGAAGCTGGCGCGGCTGGAGGAGAATATCGGCGCGGCTGATGTGGAGTTGTCGGCTGCTGAGCTGAGCGAGATTGATAGCGCGGCGCGGAAGATTCAGGTGCAGGGTGATCGGTATCCGGAGAGTCTGGAGAAGATGACTGGGATTTGA
- a CDS encoding AraC family transcriptional regulator: MKKTVATTSYQPSRVTELRTELARQIAIRSTTEGLQPTAVPGMGLFRRSVPSACTSATYEPSLIVFVQGKKRINVGRSTYLCDSTTFLLTSIDLPVVSQVVAATKESPNLGLALSLSMPEVRSLLSSDELPAAAQPSGTQGMAIGKTTPELLDACLRLIDLLDTPEDIPFLSTLIQREIIYRLLRSPQGAHLRAIATLGEQSHRTAKAVAWLRTNFAKPLRIEDLASMAQMGVSTLHHHFRSLTAMSPLQYQKHLRLHIARERMLNEGLDASSAAFEVGYESASQFNREYSRFFGQPPMRDIKSRRLTPIANPLTQSLTI; this comes from the coding sequence ATGAAAAAGACAGTCGCAACCACGTCGTATCAGCCATCAAGAGTCACCGAGCTGCGCACAGAGCTGGCGCGCCAAATCGCCATCCGCAGCACCACAGAAGGCCTGCAGCCCACGGCAGTCCCCGGCATGGGACTCTTTCGCCGCTCCGTGCCCTCAGCCTGCACATCGGCCACTTACGAGCCCAGCCTGATCGTCTTCGTGCAGGGAAAAAAGCGCATCAACGTCGGCCGCTCAACTTACCTCTGCGACAGCACCACATTCCTGCTCACCTCGATCGACCTTCCCGTCGTCAGCCAGGTCGTCGCCGCCACCAAAGAGTCGCCAAACCTCGGCCTTGCGCTCAGCCTCTCGATGCCCGAAGTCCGCAGCCTCCTCAGCTCCGACGAGCTTCCCGCCGCGGCACAGCCCTCCGGCACGCAAGGCATGGCCATCGGCAAAACCACGCCCGAGTTGCTCGACGCCTGCCTGCGCCTCATCGACCTGCTCGACACGCCCGAAGACATCCCCTTCCTCAGCACGCTCATCCAGCGCGAGATCATCTATCGTCTCCTGCGCAGCCCGCAAGGCGCGCATCTCCGCGCCATCGCCACACTCGGCGAGCAGAGCCACCGCACCGCCAAAGCCGTCGCCTGGCTCCGCACCAACTTCGCCAAACCCCTCCGCATCGAAGACCTCGCCTCCATGGCGCAGATGGGCGTCTCGACCCTGCATCACCACTTCCGTTCACTCACCGCCATGAGCCCGCTGCAATATCAGAAGCATCTCCGCCTGCACATCGCGCGCGAGCGCATGCTCAATGAAGGCCTCGACGCATCCAGCGCAGCCTTCGAAGTCGGCTACGAAAGCGCCAGCCAGTTCAACCGCGAGTACAGCCGCTTCTTCGGACAGCCACCCATGCGCGACATTAAATCCCGCCGCCTCACACCCATCGCAAACCCACTCACGCAGAGCTTAACGATATAG
- a CDS encoding MotA/TolQ/ExbB proton channel family protein encodes MMASTLSLALFLFQQDTSAATPPPSSSSAIVEMVHNSGPVAFTVLVILLIASIFSWAIMLTKWKSFNRAQTQGQRFIRAFRKSSRLSEIAAVAEQFKPSPLVSVFSEIHDEYQRQNGGRGLPRNPVALERAAQTASSESLTTMESHMTWLATIAAIAPFIGLFGTVWGIIDAFHGLGTEGAATLRAVAPGISEALITTAAGLVVAIPAVIGYNQLTARLREFGSRMDDFGRELLNAIENAAMLTPPSQQQSQAEEQRRRGF; translated from the coding sequence ATGATGGCATCCACGCTCTCTCTGGCACTCTTTCTCTTCCAGCAGGACACCTCCGCCGCCACTCCTCCGCCCAGCTCTTCGAGCGCAATCGTCGAGATGGTCCACAACAGCGGCCCCGTAGCCTTCACCGTGCTCGTCATCCTGTTAATCGCGAGCATCTTCTCCTGGGCCATCATGCTCACCAAGTGGAAGAGCTTCAACCGAGCGCAGACGCAGGGCCAGCGCTTCATCCGCGCCTTCCGCAAATCCTCGCGCCTCAGCGAAATCGCCGCCGTGGCCGAGCAGTTCAAGCCCAGCCCGCTCGTCTCGGTCTTCAGCGAGATCCACGACGAGTACCAGCGCCAGAACGGCGGCCGCGGTCTCCCGCGCAACCCCGTCGCCCTCGAGCGCGCCGCGCAGACCGCCTCATCCGAATCCCTCACCACGATGGAAAGCCACATGACCTGGCTCGCCACCATCGCCGCCATCGCGCCCTTCATCGGGCTCTTCGGTACCGTCTGGGGCATCATCGACGCCTTCCACGGCCTCGGCACCGAAGGTGCGGCCACGCTCCGCGCCGTCGCGCCCGGCATCTCCGAAGCCCTCATCACCACTGCCGCCGGCCTCGTCGTCGCCATCCCCGCCGTCATCGGCTACAACCAGCTCACCGCGCGCCTCCGCGAGTTCGGCTCGCGCATGGACGACTTCGGCCGCGAGCTGCTCAACGCCATCGAAAACGCCGCCATGCTCACACCGCCATCACAGCAGCAGTCCCAGGCAGAGGAGCAGCGCAGGAGGGGCTTCTAA
- a CDS encoding ExbD/TolR family protein, which produces MAFSVKGRTQTALAEINITPLVDVVLVLLLIFMLTAPVLQSGVDVAIPRTRTVNQLTEVRMVVTIDKDQNVFLQDKPVNVHDLPNLLKNATANATPAKRIIYLRADERVPFGAFASVMDAVKQAGITNISIVTRPIKQ; this is translated from the coding sequence ATGGCGTTCTCCGTCAAAGGCCGCACACAAACAGCGCTGGCCGAGATCAACATCACGCCGCTGGTCGACGTCGTCCTCGTGCTGCTGCTCATCTTCATGCTCACCGCGCCTGTGCTGCAATCCGGCGTCGACGTGGCCATCCCGCGTACCCGCACCGTCAACCAGCTCACCGAAGTCCGCATGGTCGTCACCATCGACAAAGACCAGAACGTCTTCCTCCAGGACAAGCCCGTCAACGTCCACGACCTTCCCAATCTGCTGAAGAACGCGACCGCCAACGCCACCCCAGCCAAGCGCATCATCTATCTCCGCGCCGACGAGCGCGTTCCCTTCGGCGCATTCGCCTCCGTCATGGATGCCGTGAAGCAAGCCGGCATCACCAACATCAGCATCGTCACCCGCCCCATCAAGCAGTAA
- a CDS encoding energy transducer TonB family protein: protein MVNALPLPPKQPENDQNVLTSQTPSPAPVTTKEQTQPPPKPDEVAIPDKIKKQPKVAERTEPTPPKHIQPTPPPPTKAQTGETSGVRIPEATTQLKNGTASVSVTDRTFGARFAYYIRIVNTRTAQNWYTGEADPRTSNGKSVTIVFDIDRNGEPSNARVEVPSGSPTLDQSALRAVQRVDTFGPLPAGDHITVEYTFNLKLP from the coding sequence ATGGTCAACGCGCTGCCGCTCCCGCCCAAGCAGCCCGAGAACGACCAGAACGTCCTCACCTCCCAGACGCCAAGCCCCGCGCCCGTCACCACAAAAGAGCAGACCCAGCCGCCGCCCAAGCCCGACGAAGTCGCCATCCCCGACAAAATTAAGAAGCAGCCTAAAGTAGCCGAGCGCACCGAGCCAACGCCGCCCAAACACATTCAGCCCACACCGCCGCCGCCCACCAAAGCGCAAACCGGCGAGACCTCCGGCGTCCGCATCCCCGAAGCCACCACGCAGCTCAAGAACGGCACCGCCAGCGTCTCCGTCACCGACCGCACCTTCGGCGCGCGCTTCGCCTACTACATCCGCATCGTCAACACACGCACCGCGCAGAACTGGTACACCGGCGAAGCCGACCCGCGCACATCGAATGGCAAATCCGTAACCATCGTCTTCGACATCGACCGCAACGGCGAACCCTCCAACGCGCGCGTCGAAGTTCCCAGCGGCTCTCCGACGCTCGATCAGTCCGCGCTCCGTGCCGTGCAGCGCGTCGACACCTTCGGTCCCCTGCCCGCCGGCGACCACATCACCGTCGAATACACCTTCAACCTCAAACTTCCATGA
- the tolB gene encoding Tol-Pal system beta propeller repeat protein TolB — MNSQENKYSIQRGRFYLGVFLLIFLATIPIHAQDWFKTETSSGAPNIRIAAADFKQLSPDPHAAELKRTFDTTLYSDLANAGIFDLVSKSLQPQTTPGAPSEINLSQWSAAPASAAMVAFGAFNIQGSNVVVNGYLFDAKNTQYPQVLAKQYTEAVSDDAPRQIAHRFADEIIFRLGGGLPGIAETKIYYVKQSGGTKDIWAMDYDGANQHPITHLGSISISPRISPDNSRLAFSSLGKYGFEIRVYSMLLGRMVSFPNSGGTNLSPAWSPDGNQIAYSSSRTGDPEIWIADANGSLARRITSFRGPDVSPVFNPKTGDQIAWISGRTGLPQLYIMGADGSNVTRLTDGGYVSSPSWSPDGHFVAFAWNRKYGPGAPGGQDIYVMEIATKRWIQVTHGMGQCDFPSWSPDGRHIVFANTPDGRQAHMRIWTMLADGTQMHPITGSGADMPNWSWK, encoded by the coding sequence ATGAACAGCCAGGAAAATAAGTATTCGATCCAACGCGGTCGCTTTTATCTCGGAGTCTTCCTCCTTATCTTTCTCGCCACCATCCCAATCCACGCACAGGACTGGTTCAAGACCGAAACATCCTCCGGCGCACCCAACATCCGCATCGCCGCAGCAGATTTCAAGCAGCTCTCCCCAGACCCGCACGCCGCCGAGCTCAAGCGCACCTTCGACACCACGCTCTATAGCGACCTCGCCAACGCCGGCATCTTCGACCTCGTATCGAAGAGCCTCCAGCCGCAGACCACGCCCGGCGCGCCTTCTGAGATCAATCTCTCGCAATGGTCCGCAGCGCCGGCCTCTGCCGCCATGGTCGCCTTCGGCGCCTTCAACATCCAGGGCTCAAACGTCGTCGTCAACGGCTATCTCTTCGACGCCAAGAACACGCAGTACCCGCAGGTCCTCGCCAAGCAGTACACCGAAGCCGTCAGCGACGACGCTCCCCGCCAGATAGCCCATCGCTTCGCCGACGAGATTATCTTCCGCCTCGGCGGCGGACTCCCCGGCATCGCTGAGACCAAGATCTACTACGTCAAGCAGAGCGGCGGGACCAAAGACATCTGGGCCATGGACTACGACGGTGCCAACCAGCATCCCATCACCCACCTCGGCTCCATCTCCATCTCGCCGCGCATCTCGCCGGACAACTCCCGTCTCGCCTTCTCCTCGCTCGGAAAATACGGCTTCGAGATTCGCGTCTACTCGATGCTCCTCGGACGCATGGTCAGCTTCCCCAACTCCGGCGGAACCAATCTCTCCCCGGCATGGTCGCCCGACGGCAACCAGATCGCCTACTCCTCCTCGCGCACCGGCGACCCCGAGATATGGATCGCCGACGCGAACGGCTCGCTCGCCCGCCGCATCACCAGCTTCCGCGGTCCTGACGTCTCGCCCGTCTTCAATCCCAAAACCGGCGACCAGATCGCATGGATCAGCGGACGCACTGGCCTGCCCCAGCTCTACATCATGGGCGCCGACGGATCCAACGTCACCCGCCTCACCGACGGCGGCTACGTCTCCTCACCCTCCTGGTCTCCTGACGGCCACTTCGTCGCCTTCGCCTGGAACCGCAAGTACGGTCCCGGCGCTCCCGGCGGCCAGGACATCTATGTGATGGAGATCGCCACCAAGCGCTGGATTCAGGTCACGCACGGCATGGGACAATGCGACTTCCCATCCTGGTCGCCCGATGGCCGTCACATCGTCTTTGCCAACACCCCCGACGGAAGGCAGGCCCACATGCGCATCTGGACCATGCTCGCCGACGGCACCCAGATGCATCCGATCACCGGTTCCGGCGCTGACATGCCCAACTGGAGTTGGAAATAG
- the pal gene encoding peptidoglycan-associated lipoprotein Pal, giving the protein MIALPSRLRMSVAVAASAVAMLAVTGCHHKKAAVNPASLAPTESAPAPTASITADPTAIDQGQSVVLNWRTTNANSVTIDGIGNVPANGTQTVSPASSTNFHLTATGDGGSTTADVRVTVRVAVAPTAPGPNESDMGSDAEFHAHVPDVFFDYDSYSIRPDAQNGITQAASYLNAHPAIKIVIGGYCDDRGSAEYNLALGENRANAARTALVNAGVAANRMRVVSYGKEKQFCTEETESCWQQNRRAQFVLDR; this is encoded by the coding sequence ATGATTGCGTTACCATCCCGTCTCCGCATGAGCGTTGCTGTGGCAGCCAGCGCCGTCGCCATGCTGGCCGTCACCGGTTGCCACCACAAGAAAGCAGCGGTAAATCCCGCGAGCCTCGCGCCCACTGAATCCGCGCCCGCTCCCACCGCAAGCATCACGGCCGACCCCACCGCCATTGACCAGGGCCAGTCCGTCGTCCTCAACTGGCGCACGACCAACGCCAACTCCGTCACCATCGACGGCATCGGCAACGTCCCGGCCAACGGCACCCAGACCGTCTCGCCCGCCAGCTCCACCAACTTCCACCTCACCGCCACCGGCGATGGCGGCAGCACCACCGCCGACGTCCGTGTCACCGTCCGCGTCGCCGTTGCGCCCACCGCGCCCGGCCCGAACGAGAGCGACATGGGCTCCGACGCCGAGTTCCACGCCCACGTCCCTGACGTCTTCTTCGACTACGACAGCTACTCCATCCGGCCCGACGCCCAGAACGGCATCACCCAGGCCGCGTCCTACCTGAACGCGCACCCCGCCATCAAGATCGTCATCGGCGGCTACTGCGACGATCGCGGCTCAGCCGAGTACAACCTGGCCCTCGGCGAAAACCGCGCCAACGCAGCCCGTACCGCGCTGGTCAACGCCGGCGTCGCCGCGAACCGCATGCGCGTCGTCAGCTACGGCAAAGAGAAGCAGTTCTGCACCGAAGAGACCGAGAGCTGCTGGCAGCAGAACCGCCGCGCGCAGTTCGTCCTCGACCGCTAA
- a CDS encoding tetratricopeptide repeat protein yields the protein MPQFTKPSKTLAIAAAILFAAATLSTPRAFAVSKEIIQLQVQVQQLQDAVARLQQSNDERMGVLKDLVQQSADSVNKMSSSVGDIQLQIKNEQGAENGKIDQLSGQIQSLNDSLDELKARLDKIQKTLQDVQSQQQSMSANMQSAPAAGAGQPDAGGGNQSALPPGSESPLTSGQPSTAAPMGQPGNTASAAPSPSAPPADDLYRSALGDYMAAKYKLAASEFSEVIKSYPDNPLSGNSYYYRAEIDYRAGHYADAVKSYDAVINNYPASNKVPVSRLHKGQALLALKQRDAGIRELRTLIQRFPNSPEAMQARSRLSGMGVTVTARR from the coding sequence ATGCCACAATTCACAAAACCGTCGAAGACCCTCGCTATCGCCGCTGCCATCCTGTTCGCCGCCGCCACCCTCTCCACGCCGCGCGCCTTCGCCGTCAGCAAGGAGATCATCCAGCTCCAGGTGCAGGTCCAGCAGCTCCAGGACGCCGTCGCGCGCCTCCAGCAGTCCAACGACGAGCGCATGGGCGTCCTCAAAGACCTCGTCCAGCAGAGCGCCGACTCCGTCAACAAGATGTCCTCCAGCGTCGGCGACATCCAGCTCCAGATCAAGAACGAGCAGGGCGCCGAGAACGGCAAGATCGACCAGCTCTCCGGCCAGATCCAGTCCCTCAACGACTCGCTCGACGAGCTCAAGGCCCGCCTCGACAAGATCCAGAAGACCCTCCAGGACGTCCAGAGCCAGCAGCAATCCATGAGCGCCAACATGCAGAGCGCACCCGCGGCAGGCGCAGGCCAGCCCGATGCAGGCGGCGGCAACCAATCCGCCTTGCCTCCCGGCTCCGAAAGCCCGTTGACCTCCGGCCAGCCCTCGACAGCCGCCCCCATGGGCCAGCCCGGCAACACTGCCAGCGCCGCCCCATCGCCCTCCGCCCCGCCGGCCGACGACCTCTACCGCTCCGCGCTCGGCGACTACATGGCCGCCAAGTACAAGCTCGCCGCCTCCGAGTTCAGCGAAGTCATCAAGAGCTACCCAGACAACCCGCTCTCCGGCAACTCCTACTACTACCGCGCCGAGATCGACTACCGCGCCGGCCACTACGCCGACGCCGTCAAAAGCTACGACGCCGTCATCAACAACTACCCCGCCAGCAACAAGGTCCCCGTCTCGCGCCTGCACAAGGGCCAGGCCCTGCTCGCGCTCAAGCAGCGTGACGCAGGCATCCGCGAGCTCCGCACACTCATCCAGCGCTTCCCCAACTCACCCGAAGCTATGCAGGCACGCAGCCGTCTCAGCGGCATGGGCGTCACCGTCACCGCCCGCCGCTAG
- a CDS encoding sugar MFS transporter has protein sequence MAIGVSAPSGTQHSGSQHTDYRAMSIATTLFFMWGFLTCLNDILIPHLKSIFDLNYAQAMLVQFCFFSAYFVFALPSGKLVEWRGYAQSMVIGVLVMAAGAFLFLPAAAAASFGLFLAALVILAAGITLLQVAANPYVAHLGPPETASARLNLAQAFNSFGTFIAPFFGSALILTATQVSPQTMKSFSAAALETYRTAQASSVRLPYLGIGLALVLLAIALALVKLPPMDFTRDIRPGELVENVAHESIWKHPVLIAAAVGIFVYVGAEVSIGSFLVNYFALPDIANFTEKTAAKYVSLYWGGAMVGRFVGSWLLTKVRTSTVLALAAVVAGLLVVVSILTHGPTAMWAILAVGLFNSVMFPSIFTVGLAGLGPLTSKGSSLMVQAIVGGALIPLGEGHLADKIGVHHAFVIPVVCYVYIALFGYFGGRRAEREVEEIEAAQAAAH, from the coding sequence ATGGCGATTGGCGTCAGCGCACCCTCGGGCACGCAGCATAGCGGCTCGCAGCATACCGACTACAGGGCGATGAGCATTGCAACCACCCTGTTCTTCATGTGGGGGTTTCTGACATGTCTGAACGACATTCTGATTCCACACCTGAAGAGCATCTTTGACCTGAACTATGCGCAGGCGATGCTGGTGCAGTTCTGCTTCTTCTCGGCGTATTTTGTGTTTGCGCTTCCTTCGGGGAAGCTGGTGGAGTGGCGCGGGTATGCGCAGTCGATGGTGATTGGCGTGCTCGTGATGGCTGCGGGCGCGTTTCTGTTTCTGCCTGCTGCTGCTGCGGCTTCGTTCGGGCTGTTTCTGGCAGCGCTGGTGATTCTGGCGGCCGGGATTACGTTGTTGCAGGTGGCGGCGAATCCTTATGTGGCGCACCTGGGGCCTCCGGAGACGGCGTCGGCGCGGCTGAATTTGGCGCAGGCGTTTAATTCGTTTGGCACATTTATTGCGCCGTTCTTTGGGAGCGCGCTGATTTTGACGGCTACGCAGGTTTCGCCCCAGACGATGAAGTCGTTTTCGGCGGCGGCGCTTGAAACCTACCGCACGGCTCAGGCTTCGTCGGTGCGGCTGCCTTATCTGGGGATCGGGCTGGCGCTGGTGCTGCTGGCGATTGCGCTGGCCCTGGTGAAGCTGCCGCCGATGGACTTCACGCGCGACATTCGGCCGGGTGAGCTGGTGGAGAATGTTGCGCATGAGAGCATCTGGAAGCATCCGGTGCTGATTGCGGCGGCTGTTGGGATCTTTGTGTATGTGGGGGCGGAGGTTTCGATTGGAAGCTTCCTGGTGAATTACTTTGCGCTGCCGGATATTGCGAACTTTACGGAGAAGACTGCGGCGAAGTATGTGTCGTTGTACTGGGGCGGCGCGATGGTGGGTCGGTTTGTCGGGTCGTGGCTGTTGACGAAGGTGCGGACGAGCACGGTGCTGGCGCTGGCTGCGGTGGTGGCTGGGCTGCTGGTGGTGGTTTCGATCCTGACGCATGGACCGACGGCGATGTGGGCGATTCTGGCGGTGGGGCTGTTCAACTCGGTGATGTTTCCGAGCATCTTTACGGTTGGGCTGGCCGGGCTGGGGCCGCTGACCAGCAAGGGATCGAGCCTGATGGTGCAGGCGATTGTGGGTGGAGCGCTGATTCCGCTGGGCGAGGGGCATCTGGCGGACAAGATTGGCGTGCATCACGCGTTTGTGATTCCCGTCGTCTGCTACGTGTACATTGCGCTGTTTGGGTACTTCGGGGGGCGGCGTGCTGAGCGCGAGGTGGAAGAGATTGAGGCGGCTCAGGCTGCGGCGCATTAG